One genomic region from Populus nigra chromosome 8, ddPopNigr1.1, whole genome shotgun sequence encodes:
- the LOC133700369 gene encoding uncharacterized protein LOC133700369, giving the protein MANSHLGLTLFSLVLFFSLTRPTLSQDPSPTVFEILPKFGLPSGLLPKTVKSYSLSDDGSFTVYLEKECYVEFDYLVYYEKKITGKLSYGSISNLKGIQVQRFFLWLGVDNIRVDLPPSDSIYFQVGWINKKLDVDQFKTVHSCRAGVSSGSCGGGLWKQFLELPAPNNDVQMLLTE; this is encoded by the coding sequence ATGGCAAATTCTCATCTGGGTCTAACTCTTTTCTCTCTagttctcttcttttctctcacaAGACCCACTCTCTCACAAGACCCTTCTCCTACAGTCTTTGAAATCTTGCCAAAATTTGGTCTTCCTAGTGGGCTATTACCTAAAACAGTAAAAAGTTACAGTCTTTCTGATGATGGTAGCTTTACTGTATATTTAGAGAAGGAATGTTATGTTGAGTTTGATTACCTGGTCTACTACGAGAAGAAAATAACTGGGAAGTTGAGCTATGGATCTATCTCGAATTTGAAGGGGATTCAGGTTCAAAGGTTCTTCCTTTGGCTTGGTGTTGATAACATCAGGGTTGATTTACCTCCGTCTGACTCGATTTATTTTCAAGTGGGGTGGATTAATAAGAAGCTTGATGTTGACCAGTTTAAGACCGTTCATTCTTGCCGTGCTGGTGTCTCCTCTGGGTCTTGTGGTGGTGGATTGTGGAAGCAGTTTCTTGAG